The following coding sequences are from one Elusimicrobium minutum Pei191 window:
- a CDS encoding DsbA family protein, giving the protein MKKIALLLAVILVFGACAKNNVKENAAAQPQTQEAEVQPFDMIVIQTSVEKAGMQDLALTQGLQAFAGAPANVTVVDYAIAKESLDYAGLDFDFLPLYLVKKTPETEKVFKQHIDAGYIKTHGDYIVFEKQTRQGVFINRPLQKNLLEVFVMSQCPYGAMAENKIIEAKNAGKFPKDIKVKLRYIVTDMGDGNFRSLHGTAEWEENVRQLIIHAKYPSKFWKYLEIRNKDYTSSRWDEALKKAGIPVTSIDANWKMGVELLKKDAKYAQEVGVSGSPTFLWEGRTLLDFGGIAEIKGLEFMNPQIASAGAAAVPQGGSCQ; this is encoded by the coding sequence ATGAAAAAAATAGCTTTATTGTTAGCGGTAATTCTTGTTTTTGGCGCTTGCGCTAAAAACAATGTAAAAGAAAATGCGGCGGCTCAGCCCCAAACTCAAGAGGCCGAAGTTCAACCTTTTGATATGATTGTAATTCAAACCTCTGTTGAAAAAGCGGGTATGCAGGATTTAGCTCTTACACAGGGTTTACAGGCTTTTGCGGGCGCTCCGGCAAACGTTACGGTTGTTGATTACGCGATAGCAAAAGAAAGTCTTGACTACGCCGGTTTAGATTTTGATTTTTTGCCTCTTTACTTAGTTAAAAAGACCCCTGAAACAGAAAAAGTTTTTAAACAACATATTGACGCGGGCTATATTAAAACGCACGGCGACTATATTGTTTTTGAAAAACAAACAAGACAAGGCGTTTTTATTAACAGGCCTTTACAAAAAAACCTTCTTGAAGTTTTTGTAATGTCACAATGCCCTTACGGCGCTATGGCTGAAAATAAAATTATTGAAGCAAAAAACGCCGGCAAATTCCCCAAAGATATAAAAGTAAAATTAAGATATATCGTTACAGACATGGGCGACGGTAACTTTAGAAGTCTGCACGGAACCGCTGAATGGGAAGAAAACGTAAGGCAGTTAATTATACATGCAAAATATCCTTCAAAGTTTTGGAAATATCTTGAAATAAGAAATAAAGATTATACTTCCAGCCGTTGGGACGAAGCTCTTAAAAAAGCGGGAATCCCCGTAACATCAATTGATGCTAATTGGAAAATGGGCGTTGAACTTCTTAAAAAAGATGCTAAATACGCACAGGAAGTAGGTGTAAGCGGTTCCCCCACATTTTTATGGGAAGGACGAACATTGCTTGACTTTGGCGGTATAGCTGAAATTAAAGGGTTGGAATTTATGAACCCGCAAATTGCTAGCGCAGGCGCTGCTGCGGTTCCCCAAGGCGGAAGCTGCCAATAG